In the Hippoglossus stenolepis isolate QCI-W04-F060 chromosome 14, HSTE1.2, whole genome shotgun sequence genome, one interval contains:
- the LOC118121018 gene encoding growth arrest and DNA damage-inducible protein GADD45 beta, translating into MIFTLDLVDYLSDVNMTLEEVIAPNCSEKRMETVRAALEKLLVAAQRQNCLTVGVYESAKLMNVDPDSVVLCVLATDEEDEDDIALQIHFTLLQAFCCDNDINIMRVSGVRRLAHVLEEDTEDSNGNEPRDLHCILVTNPPVQPLQCPALQDVSSFCDESRCRNQWVPYVALQDR; encoded by the exons ATGATCTTTACTCTGGACCTGGTGGATTATTTGTCTGACGTCAACATGACTCTGGAGGAAGTGATCGCACCGAACTGCTCCGAGAAAAG gatggAGACGGTGCGCGCGGccctggagaagctgctggtCGCGGCCCAACGGCAGAACTGTCTCACTGTGGGCGTGTACGAGTCCGCCAAACTCATGAATGT GGACCCGGACAGCGTGGTCCTGTGCGTGCTCGCCAccgatgaggaggatgaagatgacaTCGCGCTGCAGATCCACTTCACGCTGCTTCAGGCGTTCTGCTGCGACAACGACATCAACATCATGCGCGTGTCCGGCGTCAGGAGGCTCGCTCACGTGCTGGAGGAGGACACCGAGGACAGTAACGGGAACGAGCCCCGGGACCTGCACTGCATCCTGGTCACG AACCCCCCCGTGCAGCCGCTGCAGTGTCCGGCCCTGCAGGACGTCAGCAGCTTCTGTGACGAGAGTCGCTGCAGGAACCAGTGGGTCCCATACGTGGCGCTGCAGGACCGCTGA